The genomic segment TCAGTTCATTTACACCTCTATTGTGAACTCGATGGCCAACGTTTTTAGACTTTCAATGCACCATGAGAACGAATCCTTCGTGGTAGGATACCTAAACGGTAGCATCAAACATGGGTATGATACATTGTagcaaaaagaaaaaatataaaagatGTAAGGATATAAACATGTTAGAAACagatttgaaattcatgattttacttatctaaaataataaaaatacaattgAAATCACTGATTTGAAATCTATCAATCCAAATGACATATTAacgaataaaatcgaaaatCAATGGAGTTCAAAACCCATTTTCAATGGAAATTTCAGATGCCCTAAAATGAAATCTAAAAATTAGAAAGAACTTCAAATCCACAATTTTAACGTTATCAATAAAATACATTGGATTGATTTGAATTATAAACTTTATATCCATAAAACACAATTGAGGAATTGAAGCAATTGAAAGCTTCATCTTCATTGTATAGAGGTGGGTTCTCAGAAGATTTATTATTGAATTTCATCCGGAATAAAAACAATAGGAAGTCGGGCTTCTCGGTTAACTCGACCCTACTCCTGTTGGCAGTGCCCGCAAGGGTCGATCCAACGGCTCGGATTTTTCCGAGTCATTTTTTTTACATGGAGGTGGGCCCGGATAACTCATGTGGAGTGATCCGGGCCGTTCATTGCCggtgcaggcactgcctgcacgGGCAGGGTGAAACAATCCGGACTTCTCGGAGTGCCTGCACGAGCTTACGAGGATCGTGCATCATGTTGATACGATACCGATGAGTCTTTTATTAACAGAATGAGATATGattataatcaattaaaaaatttaagccAAAcattataaaaaacaaaaattataatcatttaatgttttaaacatttttttacTAATATCTCACGTCGAATGTAGATcattaaatttaataaaaaataattagtaAACTCAAAATTACAATACCTAATAAGTAATTCTTTTGGATATTAACActctagaatttataattaaaCATTGATTATTTCTTTGAGAGTCATCATTACAAAAAAGATAACTTAAAATTAGTCATCATATCAATATCGATGAGTAATATTAAAAGTTAGGTTGAAGTAGATGATTCTTACACTAAGAAATTTAAGGTTTGTGAAAACCATTTATATTTTGCCGACGCTAAACATTGATTTTTCAAGAGATCGACAACGCTACAAAAATTTCGAATGTTAAAACTAATAAAAAGTAAGACAAACTTTTTGAGATGTATTCTCTTGGTTTTATAACAAAACCTTCCGCAAATAAAGATGTAGCGTTGTACTCATTTATCGGAGTTCACGTTACACGGGACATGCGTGCATTTAGTCACGTTGCCTAGAGATACAGAATTATATAAGTTATCGACACAAACAGAAGTATTACAATCTTTACAAGACAACAATAACCTCGTAATTGGGATTTAATACACGAGGCACTGATTAATTAACTGGCTTATAATACGTAAATATATAGAGTGGTCATAGAGCTCAAGAGAAAAGTCCGAAGGTGTCGAAAATGGTGGTGTGGAGCGGGTCGCTCAAATGGGTGGCCCAGTTGTTAAGTGGGCCTTTGCCCGTGGCAGCAGCCTGCACGGCGAAGCCCAAGAACCCGAGCATGGCAAGGCGGGCGTGCTTGATCTCAGCCAGCTGGAGGGTGGCCTTCTTCTCCGGGTCGGATGCGAGGCCCAACGGGTCAAAGTAGGATCCACCAGGATACAGCCTTTTCTCCGGGTCGAGCTCGGCGTTCCTCTGGAACTCGATGTACCCAATGAGCAACACCTCAATCCAGATCAATGTGGACATGGAGAATGGGAGTGGTAGCCCAAGATATGAGGATCCGTCGACCAACTCAACCTGGTTTATTCAAAGGTTTATAAATAATTATGATAAATTTCAATCAAAACAATATGGCTAAGACGCTAACCTATTTCTTTTCACATAGAACATGCACACACGTGATATAATTGAATATACCTAATTTTTTATATTCGTTAAAATTATACTCAACTCAAGCATTTTGTCAACGAACTATCAAATTCATCGACTATTTTTGTCCGAGTATATTTGTTCCAATTGAACCTAAAACCTGAACCCGTCTCAAACTACTAACTAGGGATGTGGAATGAATGCACAATTCACCCATTTCTTGGTTTGAAGAATGACAATTAGTACAAATCATTTGCAAAAGGATAATCATTGGTATTTGTAAAAAACTTCTTACCTTTCCAGCATCTTGCCAGGTAATACCGGTGAGCCACTCAACAGTGATGGCGCCAAGAGTGGCGAGCATGGCCCACCTGCCGTGGATCAGCTCGCATTCCCTGAACCTCTGCAGCCCGAACACCTCGCTGTAAGGCTGAAACGGCGTCGATTTCACGTCGGCGACCTCGGTTCTGGTCCCGATAATGTCACCGGCGGGGTTCTTGGCCAGGTTCTGGTCCAGCGAGTCCAACTCGAATTGCAGGTATTCAGCGGGCTTGCCCAGACCAAACGGGTCGAACCCGTAGTCTCCGATGAGGGACCCATCGAGATAATCGGGAGATGTGGCGCCGGGAAACCACAAAGGCCGATCAGTGGAGAACTTCTTCGCGGGTTTCTTGGCGGCCGCTTTCTTTTTTTTACCGAATGAGAACGCGGCCTGAACCCTGAACGAGCCGGAGCGGGATACAGGGAGGCGGGTGCCGATGAAGGATTGTGCCGCGGCGGCGGTTGTGGAGGCGGCGGCCATTTTGCGAGGAAGATAGAAACGGAGTTTTGAGTTATGGGTGCAGGAAAATGTGGCTGAGAGGATATAGAGCAGGTTCTTGGTAGGATGGAGAAACGATAACCGTTGGATTCTGGGAGTGAATCCATCTGAGAGTGGTGGGAGCCTCGGCCTTATCTGATTCTTATCTGGTCGTACACGTAGGATGGCTTCCTGTGGTTGACACAAGTGCTGGAGATTACAAATTCAACATCTTTATCTCAAACTATACATacaccaagttttttttaattatttatcttatcacactattatttatatatatctaCTTAATATGTACATGTCAtcacaaaatatattatatcTATTCCTAGAAAATTTTCTCAATCGATCAAATATAAGGAGTTCTAAAAAAATCGTCAGAAGTGGAACATTGGCGAGGATATGATGGTTCAATTCAATCCACAATTAAAATCTTATATATGAAGCAATAACGCAAGTTGAGTTGCTGTTTACAACTACTACATAAAGAAATACTTACAAACgaacttcatatatatatacacataagaAATGTTTGAAATCTACACAAAGAGTAGGCACGCCATGCTTACAATTCAAGGAAAATGAGGGTCGTAGGAAACCATCATCGGATTGGGTACAATTAGAGGTAGCTTGTCGATATACAAGAATAATCTCTTCAGATTTTCTCTAGCAATGGCTGATAAATCAACAATGTCGCTTTTGCAGGTGTAGATCCAAAGCTCCCCGGAATTCATTCTCTTCAGACTATCCCGACAGAATGGGCACGACTGGGATCGAGAACACCTGTGAAACGGAAGGAAAATTTCAAGAAACTGAAAGCACGATGAGTCGAAATGAAACGTGTCAAATGGTGTCTCCCATTCTCCTTGTTTTGTGCAAAAGACCTGATCTTCTAGAGTCTTGAGTCTAGATCATTCGCCCAGGGAACTTGAATTTCGGGTGTAGGGGACCAAATCACAAATTCGAAATCTTCTATTagtatttcaccaattacaatGCAGTCAattatcagaaatttctgtggaGGTAAGAGTTATTTTGAAGAGTTAGAGTTCATCACCCTTGTATCCACATAGCTCCGACCCTTGTACATCTGTCGAATTTTACAGCCTCATACTTTTTAGGCATGGCAACCAAAATTCTTGCCGTCTAAAAAGAACCTGGTATTTTTACATTGTTATCCCAATTACTAGTGTGAGTGAAGAACTCTTGGGGTCATTTAAACTCAATTTCTTGACACCGAGTCTTAAATACAACCATCGATGAATCCCTCGACAATTTTTATCACCGGCAAAAAGAAACCAAGTGGAATGACAAATATTCATGAACACTTCATATGATCAACCTGAGCCGAAACTTGTAACATAAACAATTTATGTAAAAGGAAGGCACAATAATGTATTTACCAGTTATTGTAGCACTTGATACACAAAGAATGAGTGCAACTGGGCAGGACAACCTTGGTATTCAAATCCATGCAAATATCACATTCTTCATCTCTCTCCATTTCGATTTCAGACAGCTTGCCTTTGCTCATTTCATCGCTTTTCCTGTACTTCGTCCCACAAATCTCTCGTTGTTTCCTCTCTTCGACATCAGTTATTCCTCTTTGAAGTTGCAGCAAAGACGGGA from the Primulina eburnea isolate SZY01 chromosome 3, ASM2296580v1, whole genome shotgun sequence genome contains:
- the LOC140826218 gene encoding chlorophyll a-b binding protein CP29.1, chloroplastic-like — protein: MAAASTTAAAAQSFIGTRLPVSRSGSFRVQAAFSFGKKKKAAAKKPAKKFSTDRPLWFPGATSPDYLDGSLIGDYGFDPFGLGKPAEYLQFELDSLDQNLAKNPAGDIIGTRTEVADVKSTPFQPYSEVFGLQRFRECELIHGRWAMLATLGAITVEWLTGITWQDAGKVELVDGSSYLGLPLPFSMSTLIWIEVLLIGYIEFQRNAELDPEKRLYPGGSYFDPLGLASDPEKKATLQLAEIKHARLAMLGFLGFAVQAAATGKGPLNNWATHLSDPLHTTIFDTFGLFS
- the LOC140826217 gene encoding E3 ubiquitin-protein ligase AIRP2-like isoform X1 → MRKSFKDSLKSLEADIQHANTLASDYPGEYDGACLQMRLSYSPCAHVFLFLVQWTDCHLAGALGLIRILIYKAYEDGKTTMSVHERKASLREFYGVIFPSLLQLQRGITDVEERKQREICGTKYRKSDEMSKGKLSEIEMERDEECDICMDLNTKVVLPSCTHSLCIKCYNNWCSRSQSCPFCRDSLKRMNSGELWIYTCKSDIVDLSAIARENLKRLFLYIDKLPLIVPNPMMVSYDPHFP
- the LOC140826217 gene encoding E3 ubiquitin-protein ligase AIRP2-like isoform X2; this encodes MRLSYSPCAHVFLFLVQWTDCHLAGALGLIRILIYKAYEDGKTTMSVHERKASLREFYGVIFPSLLQLQRGITDVEERKQREICGTKYRKSDEMSKGKLSEIEMERDEECDICMDLNTKVVLPSCTHSLCIKCYNNWCSRSQSCPFCRDSLKRMNSGELWIYTCKSDIVDLSAIARENLKRLFLYIDKLPLIVPNPMMVSYDPHFP